A single genomic interval of Candidatus Bipolaricaulis anaerobius harbors:
- a CDS encoding secondary thiamine-phosphate synthase enzyme YjbQ, translated as MNPTYAGPILRRATFTVPTERAPQFIDITDQVEQLVRESGVRDGFALVFCRHTTAAIRVNENEPLLISDMEEFLKRVAPRDLYYRHNDFTIRTHNMTPDECPNAHAHCQHLLLGSSEAIPIEDGKLVLGRWQRVFLVELDRPREREVTVQAFGHG; from the coding sequence ATGAACCCCACCTACGCCGGGCCGATCCTGCGACGGGCGACGTTCACGGTCCCCACGGAACGGGCGCCGCAGTTCATCGACATCACCGACCAGGTGGAGCAGCTCGTCCGCGAAAGCGGCGTCCGGGACGGGTTCGCCCTCGTGTTTTGTCGCCACACAACCGCGGCCATCCGGGTGAACGAGAACGAGCCCCTTCTCATCTCGGACATGGAGGAGTTCTTGAAGCGGGTCGCCCCGCGCGACCTCTACTACCGGCACAACGACTTCACCATCCGCACGCACAACATGACGCCCGACGAGTGCCCCAACGCCCACGCCCACTGCCAGCACCTCCTCCTGGGATCGAGCGAGGCGATCCCGATTGAGGACGGGAAGCTCGTCCTCGGACGGTGGCAGCGGGTGTTCCTCGTGGAGCTGGACCGGCCGCGGGAACGGGAGGTCACGGTCCAGGCCTTCGGCCATGGGTGA
- the ispH gene encoding 4-hydroxy-3-methylbut-2-enyl diphosphate reductase, with translation MIEIELARVYGFCPGVRRAVEMVEEHLRERGPLATLGAIVHNARVVDRLASRGAQGVRSLDEVATSAVAITAHGAGPNVVEEIHRRGLGLVDTTCPIVKRAQEEVHRLSEGGFTVLIYGEATHPEVQGLLAWAGGNGHATLVPSDSPLARAGRLAIVSQTTKEREAFWEFVQAVVGRERGALRELQVVDTTCPETGRRYQAAQDLARQVEAIFVVGSRNSANTRRLAEVVRATGVRTHFIESEDEIHPEWLTGLSRVGVTAGASTPDEAVQAVIARLRGPRGEP, from the coding sequence ATGATCGAGATCGAGCTTGCCCGCGTGTACGGGTTCTGCCCGGGGGTGCGGCGGGCAGTGGAGATGGTGGAGGAGCACCTCCGCGAGCGGGGGCCGCTCGCCACCCTGGGGGCGATCGTCCACAACGCGCGGGTCGTGGATCGGCTCGCCTCCCGTGGGGCTCAAGGGGTGCGCTCGTTGGACGAGGTGGCGACCTCCGCCGTGGCCATCACCGCCCACGGGGCGGGGCCGAACGTGGTCGAGGAGATCCACCGGCGGGGGTTGGGCCTGGTGGACACGACGTGCCCGATCGTGAAGCGCGCCCAGGAAGAGGTCCACCGCCTGAGCGAGGGGGGGTTCACCGTCCTCATCTACGGTGAGGCGACGCACCCCGAGGTGCAGGGTCTCCTGGCGTGGGCAGGGGGGAACGGGCACGCGACGCTTGTCCCGTCGGATTCCCCCTTGGCCCGGGCCGGGCGCCTGGCGATCGTCTCCCAGACGACGAAGGAGAGGGAGGCGTTCTGGGAGTTCGTGCAGGCCGTGGTCGGTCGGGAGCGCGGGGCGCTCCGCGAGCTGCAGGTGGTGGACACGACGTGCCCGGAGACGGGGCGGCGCTACCAAGCGGCCCAGGACCTGGCGCGGCAGGTGGAGGCGATCTTCGTGGTCGGCTCCCGGAACTCGGCCAACACCCGTCGCCTGGCAGAGGTCGTCCGCGCGACCGGCGTGCGCACCCACTTCATCGAGTCGGAGGACGAGATCCACCCGGAGTGGCTTACGGGGTTGTCCCGCGTCGGGGTCACGGCGGGGGCCTCGACCCCCGATGAGGCCGTCCAGGCCGTGATCGCTCGCCTACGCGGGCCGAGGGGGGAGCCATGA
- the hpnA gene encoding hopanoid-associated sugar epimerase, with translation MRALVTGAGGFIGANVVRALLGRGYEVRALVRPGAEVANLRGLAVEQAYGDVRDPSAMRAAVVGCDLVFHVAALYALWVRPRRPVYETNVDGTRQVLRAAWEARVERVVYTSSVAALGLREDGRPADETTPANRRSLVGDYKRSKYLAQMVAAEFAARGLPVVIVNPSFPVGPYDRKPTPTGQVIVDFLNGRMPAYVDTGMNVVAVEDVALGHVLAAEKGRPGECYILGGENLPMRDLLHLLAAASGLPAPRVGLPSFPLVPLAYLNAAWGALTGTVPRLTPDTVRMARHRMFYDPGKAVRELGLPQTPAREALRRAVAWFQDNGYVKVSRHGGGRAPRRG, from the coding sequence ATGCGGGCACTGGTGACCGGAGCGGGGGGGTTCATCGGAGCGAACGTCGTGCGGGCGCTCCTCGGACGGGGGTACGAGGTACGGGCCCTCGTGCGCCCGGGAGCGGAGGTGGCGAACCTCCGGGGCCTCGCCGTGGAGCAGGCGTACGGGGATGTGCGGGACCCGTCTGCGATGCGCGCCGCCGTCGTTGGATGTGACCTCGTATTCCACGTTGCCGCTCTGTACGCGTTGTGGGTCCGCCCACGGCGGCCCGTCTACGAGACGAACGTGGATGGGACACGCCAGGTCCTCCGCGCGGCGTGGGAGGCGAGGGTGGAGCGGGTCGTGTACACGAGCTCGGTGGCCGCCCTCGGCCTGCGGGAGGACGGCCGTCCGGCGGACGAGACAACACCTGCCAACCGGAGGTCCCTCGTCGGGGACTACAAAAGGAGCAAGTACCTCGCCCAGATGGTCGCCGCCGAGTTCGCGGCGCGCGGGCTCCCCGTGGTCATCGTGAACCCGAGCTTCCCCGTCGGGCCGTACGACCGTAAGCCGACCCCCACCGGCCAGGTGATCGTGGACTTCCTCAACGGACGGATGCCGGCCTACGTGGACACCGGAATGAACGTGGTGGCGGTGGAGGACGTGGCACTGGGCCATGTCCTCGCCGCGGAAAAGGGGCGACCGGGGGAGTGCTACATCCTCGGAGGGGAGAACCTCCCGATGCGGGACCTCCTCCACCTCCTCGCCGCAGCGAGCGGACTCCCCGCACCGCGGGTGGGCCTGCCCTCTTTTCCCCTCGTCCCCCTCGCCTACCTCAACGCAGCGTGGGGTGCCCTGACCGGGACGGTCCCCCGGCTCACCCCAGACACGGTGCGGATGGCGCGCCACCGGATGTTCTACGATCCGGGCAAGGCAGTGCGCGAGCTCGGGCTCCCCCAGACGCCGGCCCGGGAGGCGCTCCGACGGGCGGTGGCGTGGTTCCAGGACAACGGGTACGTCAAGGTATCCCGGCACGGAGGAGGGCGAGCGCCGCGTCGAGGTTGA
- a CDS encoding HAD family hydrolase, translating into MSVHFVVSGRPCSASGFLFDKDGTLLTFDHWRAVMAERARRIAAALRLTELEHAALRRFMGLDPARPEDATGGLIPVPRADAEEATALYLAKDGKGERAKMRSLVARAFREVDEAFPFERYLRPTPGAEEGLRAIRRAGGRTAIVTHDAGAAAQHHLAALGWAELLDAVIGLEMCAERKPSPEPLLTACRALRLAPGETVMVGDTASDLAAGRAAGCQLTVGVLTGLGKEEDLAPVADAVLPDLTAVEFL; encoded by the coding sequence ATGTCCGTGCATTTCGTGGTTTCCGGCCGTCCGTGTTCCGCATCGGGGTTTCTGTTCGACAAGGATGGGACCCTACTCACCTTCGATCACTGGCGGGCGGTGATGGCAGAGCGAGCACGACGGATCGCGGCGGCCCTTAGGTTGACTGAGCTCGAGCACGCCGCGCTGCGGCGGTTCATGGGGCTTGACCCGGCGCGGCCCGAGGACGCGACCGGGGGCCTCATCCCCGTTCCCCGCGCCGACGCCGAGGAGGCGACCGCCCTCTACCTCGCCAAGGACGGGAAAGGGGAACGGGCGAAGATGCGATCCCTGGTGGCGCGGGCGTTCCGCGAGGTGGATGAAGCGTTCCCCTTTGAGCGCTACCTCCGTCCCACCCCCGGGGCGGAAGAGGGGCTGCGGGCGATCCGACGGGCGGGAGGTCGCACGGCGATCGTCACCCACGACGCAGGTGCGGCGGCACAGCACCACCTGGCGGCGTTGGGATGGGCGGAGCTTCTCGACGCGGTGATCGGGCTCGAGATGTGTGCGGAGCGCAAGCCGAGCCCGGAACCCCTCCTCACCGCCTGCCGCGCCCTCCGTCTCGCCCCGGGGGAGACGGTGATGGTGGGGGACACGGCGAGCGACCTCGCGGCCGGGCGCGCTGCGGGGTGCCAGCTTACGGTGGGTGTGCTGACCGGACTGGGGAAGGAGGAGGACCTGGCGCCCGTTGCCGATGCCGTTCTGCCCGATCTGACGGCGGTGGAGTTCCTGTGA
- a CDS encoding Crp/Fnr family transcriptional regulator, producing METTQTRNLLTRDDPIWTTGDRLRVLARETVYHPGTPSTAMYLVEEGRVKLSYLHPSGKRITLALRGPGEVFGQMAIVGEKRRRHHAEALEDTELVRVEKDAFLLAARQRPEVYSALLGVFGLWVQELEEIVEDLAFRDIQTRLSRQLLRLSNEYGVKTKSGIMIGFRLTHRDLAEMIGSARENTTVVLNRFEREGILDKRRYQIVIKDLEGLKEKCQS from the coding sequence ATGGAAACCACCCAAACGAGGAACCTTCTCACACGGGATGACCCCATCTGGACCACAGGGGATCGGCTGCGGGTGCTGGCCCGTGAGACCGTGTACCACCCGGGGACCCCCAGTACTGCGATGTACCTCGTCGAGGAGGGGCGGGTGAAGCTTTCCTACCTTCATCCATCGGGGAAGCGGATCACGCTTGCCCTCCGGGGCCCGGGCGAGGTGTTTGGGCAGATGGCCATCGTGGGGGAGAAGCGGCGCCGCCATCATGCCGAGGCGCTCGAGGATACCGAGCTCGTCCGCGTCGAGAAGGATGCCTTCCTCCTCGCGGCCCGGCAGCGGCCGGAGGTGTACTCCGCCCTGTTGGGGGTGTTCGGGCTGTGGGTGCAAGAACTCGAGGAGATCGTGGAGGACCTCGCATTCCGCGATATCCAGACCCGGCTATCGCGGCAGCTTCTCCGCCTGTCGAACGAATACGGGGTGAAGACCAAGAGCGGGATCATGATCGGGTTCCGCCTGACCCACCGCGACCTCGCGGAGATGATCGGGTCGGCGCGGGAGAATACGACCGTGGTCCTGAACAGGTTCGAACGGGAGGGGATCCTCGACAAGCGCCGCTACCAGATCGTGATCAAGGACCTGGAGGGGCTGAAGGAGAAGTGCCAGTCCTAA
- the hpnH gene encoding adenosyl-hopene transferase HpnH: MTVELARYLLPRRSWPGKGRLFPMVLMLEPLEACNLRCAGCGRVREYTGVMERLMPVEEALDVAHRAGAPVVSVSGGEPLLHPQIAGIVEGLIGQGRWIFLCTNGLLLRRSLPRFRPDKRLCFVVHLDGTARVHDEVTGHPGAYAEAVAAIAAAREKGFRVATNTTAFHGSDPADLHELFRTLAGLGVEGIMLSPGYAYEQVPERELFLKREEAVRVFREILDGEKFPFYDNPLFLDFLRGEVTYPCAAWAIPTYTVLGWRVPCYLIADRHTPDLGEVLDPELWTRYGPGNDPRCAGCMLHAGFEPASVFDLLSHPWRLLRRGR; encoded by the coding sequence ATGACGGTGGAATTGGCCCGTTACCTCCTCCCCCGCCGGAGCTGGCCGGGGAAGGGCCGCTTGTTCCCGATGGTCCTCATGCTCGAGCCCCTCGAGGCGTGCAACCTGCGCTGCGCCGGTTGCGGCCGAGTGCGCGAGTACACCGGCGTCATGGAGCGCCTCATGCCGGTCGAGGAGGCCTTGGACGTAGCCCACCGCGCCGGGGCTCCTGTCGTGTCCGTCTCCGGTGGGGAGCCCCTCCTCCATCCCCAGATCGCGGGCATCGTCGAAGGTCTCATTGGACAGGGGCGATGGATCTTCCTGTGCACGAACGGCCTCCTCCTCCGGAGATCCCTCCCCCGATTCCGGCCCGACAAGCGGCTGTGTTTCGTCGTCCACCTCGACGGCACGGCCCGCGTCCACGACGAGGTGACGGGCCACCCCGGGGCCTATGCCGAGGCGGTGGCGGCGATCGCGGCCGCCCGCGAGAAGGGGTTCCGGGTGGCGACGAACACGACCGCGTTCCACGGCTCCGATCCTGCCGACCTCCACGAGCTCTTCCGCACCTTGGCTGGGCTGGGGGTGGAGGGGATCATGCTCTCCCCGGGCTATGCCTACGAGCAGGTGCCGGAGCGGGAGCTCTTCCTCAAGCGGGAAGAGGCGGTGCGCGTGTTTCGGGAGATCCTCGATGGGGAGAAGTTCCCATTCTACGATAACCCCCTGTTCCTCGACTTCCTGCGGGGGGAGGTGACCTACCCCTGCGCGGCGTGGGCCATTCCCACCTATACGGTCCTCGGGTGGCGGGTCCCCTGTTACCTCATCGCCGATCGGCACACGCCCGACCTTGGGGAGGTCCTCGATCCGGAGCTGTGGACCCGCTACGGGCCGGGGAACGACCCCCGCTGCGCGGGGTGCATGCTCCATGCCGGCTTCGAGCCGGCGAGCGTGTTCGATCTCCTCTCCCACCCGTGGAGACTCCTCCGGAGGGGGCGATGA
- a CDS encoding cyclic nucleotide-binding domain-containing protein codes for MAKNAIELLKDVPLFSSFSEKHLQAVVRTAKEMEFPPGTAIVREGDRSKVGFFLILDGQVEVRKGTKVLSRLGAGQFFGEMAVLDGQPRSADVVAVTPTKCLVLASWDIKALITTYPDIALELISELTRRLRQTSMALSE; via the coding sequence ATGGCCAAGAACGCGATCGAGCTACTCAAGGATGTCCCGTTGTTCTCGTCCTTCAGCGAGAAACATCTCCAGGCGGTGGTGCGGACGGCGAAGGAGATGGAGTTCCCGCCCGGGACGGCGATCGTGAGGGAAGGGGACCGAAGCAAGGTCGGATTCTTCCTCATCCTGGACGGACAGGTCGAGGTGCGCAAGGGAACAAAGGTCCTGTCCCGCCTCGGCGCGGGCCAGTTCTTCGGGGAGATGGCGGTGCTCGATGGCCAGCCGCGGTCGGCCGACGTCGTCGCCGTGACGCCGACGAAGTGCCTCGTCCTCGCCAGTTGGGACATCAAGGCGCTCATCACGACCTACCCCGACATCGCCCTCGAGCTGATCAGCGAGCTCACCCGCCGGCTGCGCCAGACGAGCATGGCCCTCTCCGAGTAG
- a CDS encoding DUF116 domain-containing protein produces MGEAGLAGIPPAERVLLLPHCLRPSQTCPGRSSRDGFQCPEDCGERCGIRSLRTEALRLGYKGVCVAPGGALALRFVREVRPRAVVAIACAKELREGEEALADLGPAPPFVAVVPLSRDGCVDTEVNLDAALALLRAGIP; encoded by the coding sequence ATGGGTGAGGCCGGGCTCGCGGGGATCCCGCCGGCGGAGCGTGTGCTCCTCCTCCCGCACTGCCTGCGCCCGAGTCAGACCTGTCCCGGCCGCTCGTCGCGCGACGGGTTTCAGTGCCCGGAGGACTGTGGGGAGCGTTGTGGGATCCGGTCCCTGCGCACGGAAGCCCTCCGCCTCGGCTACAAGGGGGTCTGTGTCGCCCCCGGCGGGGCGCTCGCCCTGCGGTTCGTGCGCGAGGTCCGCCCGCGGGCCGTGGTCGCCATCGCCTGCGCCAAGGAACTCCGGGAAGGGGAGGAGGCCCTGGCCGATCTCGGCCCCGCGCCCCCCTTCGTTGCGGTCGTCCCCCTATCCCGCGACGGGTGCGTGGATACGGAGGTCAACCTCGACGCGGCGCTCGCCCTCCTCCGTGCCGGGATACCTTGA
- a CDS encoding polyprenyl synthetase family protein produces the protein MNILERYRTEIASSLAAVVPGEGILRQLIGYPLGLVGADGGPGPGIGGKLLRPSLVCFACEALGEEPEGALPLATAIELVHTFSLVHDDIVDGDRVRRGRPTAWVVLGEHQAIHAGDGLLALAFRTAAQADIPAEGVARAVASLATATVAMVGGQARDLELEGMCAGTDLYLEMARGKTGALLGCALELGAIAARRPDLALAHRATGEALGVAFQLRDDWLGLWGDPREFGKAVGADLVRGKRSFPIAWALERDPSFSTLLNEGTPDEARARLAELGADEATAAKAERLLTVAEERAGALPWPGWARAAFRDLCRGLAARVR, from the coding sequence ATGAACATCCTTGAGCGGTACCGCACTGAGATCGCGTCCTCCCTCGCCGCGGTCGTGCCCGGAGAGGGGATCCTGAGGCAGCTCATCGGCTACCCCCTCGGGCTGGTGGGGGCCGACGGTGGGCCGGGGCCAGGGATCGGGGGGAAGCTCCTTCGCCCATCCCTCGTGTGCTTCGCCTGCGAGGCGCTGGGGGAGGAGCCGGAGGGAGCCCTTCCCCTCGCGACGGCGATCGAGCTCGTCCACACCTTCTCCCTCGTCCACGATGACATCGTGGATGGGGATCGGGTCCGCCGGGGCCGGCCCACGGCGTGGGTGGTCCTCGGCGAGCACCAAGCGATCCATGCCGGGGATGGTCTCCTCGCGCTCGCCTTCCGCACCGCAGCCCAGGCGGACATCCCCGCGGAGGGGGTGGCGCGCGCGGTCGCCTCCCTCGCCACCGCCACGGTGGCGATGGTCGGGGGGCAAGCCCGCGACCTAGAGCTCGAGGGGATGTGCGCGGGGACAGACCTGTACCTGGAGATGGCCCGTGGCAAGACGGGGGCCCTTCTCGGGTGTGCCCTCGAACTGGGGGCGATCGCGGCCCGCCGCCCCGATCTCGCCCTCGCCCACCGTGCGACCGGGGAGGCCCTCGGGGTGGCGTTCCAGCTGCGGGATGATTGGCTTGGCCTGTGGGGCGATCCGCGCGAGTTCGGGAAGGCGGTGGGGGCGGACCTCGTACGGGGGAAGCGCTCGTTCCCGATCGCGTGGGCGCTGGAGCGGGATCCTTCTTTTTCCACCCTCCTCAACGAGGGGACCCCGGACGAGGCCCGGGCGCGCCTGGCCGAGCTGGGGGCGGACGAGGCGACCGCTGCCAAGGCGGAACGGCTGCTCACTGTGGCCGAGGAGAGGGCGGGAGCTCTCCCCTGGCCGGGCTGGGCCCGGGCGGCGTTCCGGGACCTCTGTCGTGGGCTCGCCGCCCGGGTGAGATGA
- the ispG gene encoding flavodoxin-dependent (E)-4-hydroxy-3-methylbut-2-enyl-diphosphate synthase, producing the protein MTRVVRVGGVAIGGGNPVVVQSMTTTDTQDVRATVAQISALARAGCELVRVAVPDMSAAHAIREIKKEASLPLAADIHYDHRLALAALAAGADKLRLNPGNIRDPKKVREVAAAASDQGVPIRIGVNAGSLDERFLKRGEVTPEGMAEAALWEVSLLEGVGFRDIVISLKAHDVPLTVEATQLVAKEGDWPLHLGITEAGTEWEGAIRSAVGIGILLAQGIGDTIRVSLPGDPVREVEAAWEILKSLGLRRRGPSFVVCPTCGRTGIDIAGIAAAVRQALSDVAEPVSIAIMGCPVNGLGEVGRADCGILGGKGYGTVYAHGKVVLPRVPEEKLVKELVRIVRAEVSAHA; encoded by the coding sequence ATGACCCGCGTCGTCCGGGTGGGCGGGGTCGCGATCGGGGGTGGGAACCCGGTTGTGGTCCAGTCCATGACCACCACCGACACCCAGGACGTCCGGGCCACGGTGGCCCAGATCTCGGCCCTGGCGCGGGCCGGATGCGAGCTGGTGCGGGTCGCTGTCCCCGATATGTCCGCGGCCCACGCCATTCGGGAGATCAAGAAGGAGGCGAGCCTCCCCCTCGCAGCCGACATCCACTACGATCACCGACTGGCCCTCGCGGCCCTCGCGGCCGGAGCGGATAAGCTGCGCCTCAACCCCGGGAACATCCGCGATCCCAAGAAGGTTCGGGAGGTGGCGGCAGCCGCCTCGGATCAGGGGGTGCCGATAAGGATCGGGGTGAACGCCGGCTCCCTCGACGAGAGATTTCTGAAACGAGGAGAGGTCACCCCGGAGGGGATGGCCGAGGCCGCCCTGTGGGAGGTCTCGTTGCTGGAAGGGGTGGGGTTCCGGGACATCGTCATCTCCCTCAAGGCGCACGACGTGCCCCTCACGGTGGAGGCCACCCAGCTCGTGGCAAAGGAGGGGGATTGGCCGCTGCACCTCGGGATCACCGAGGCAGGGACGGAGTGGGAAGGGGCGATCCGCTCTGCGGTCGGGATCGGGATCCTCCTCGCGCAAGGGATCGGGGACACCATCCGGGTCTCCCTCCCCGGGGATCCGGTGCGGGAGGTGGAGGCGGCGTGGGAGATCCTGAAATCCCTCGGGCTCCGAAGGCGGGGGCCCTCCTTTGTTGTCTGTCCCACCTGCGGCCGGACCGGGATCGACATCGCCGGGATCGCCGCGGCGGTGCGACAGGCCCTATCTGATGTCGCTGAGCCGGTCTCCATCGCCATCATGGGCTGCCCGGTGAACGGGCTTGGCGAGGTGGGGCGGGCGGACTGCGGGATCCTGGGAGGGAAGGGCTACGGGACGGTGTACGCCCACGGGAAGGTCGTCCTCCCCAGAGTCCCGGAGGAGAAGCTCGTCAAAGAGCTCGTGCGGATCGTCCGTGCCGAGGTGAGCGCCCATGCCTGA
- the shc gene encoding squalene--hopene cyclase, with the protein MPDHAPVAGLDHAIDRAVGWLLSHQYPAGYFWGELESNATITAEHLFLTHILGVGSPELWDKIARYILGQEREDGSWANWYGGPGDLSTTVEAYLALKLAGVDPASEEMEWARGWILSQGGVEKARVFTKIWLALLGEWPWEATPMLPPELVLLPSWFPVNLYSFASWARGTILPLAILRVKRPVYPIPEHARIDELFLRGRGNADHSLPRKKSAWGRFFSAADKLLRAYERAHIRPLRRLALKRAEEWIVERQEADGCWGGIQPPWVYSLIALHALGHPWESPVMRKGVAGFDRYAIEEEGTWRLQSCISPVWDTGLAMIALHDAGLPEDHPALVKAGEWLLGEQIFVGGDWQVKCTARPGGWAFEFDNDIYPDTDDTSVVLMALQGTELSEEAKEFALSRGRDWLLGMQSRNGGWGAFDRNNTQVFLREIPFADFGELVDPPSVDVTAHIVEFLGRMGYRPGFRPLDRALRYMFREEEPDGPWYGRWGVNFIYGTGYVLPALQACGFPLDDPRVRRAVGWLLARQNEDGGWGEDVLSYHEPELRGRGPSCASQTAWALLALLAAGEEEGEAVRRGIAYLVRTQREDGTWDEPYFTGTGFPTDFMIRYHLYRHVFPLMALGRAREGQ; encoded by the coding sequence ATGCCTGACCATGCTCCCGTCGCCGGGCTCGACCACGCGATCGACCGGGCGGTAGGCTGGCTCCTTTCCCACCAATACCCCGCGGGCTACTTCTGGGGGGAGCTCGAGTCCAACGCCACCATCACCGCCGAACACCTCTTCCTCACCCACATCCTCGGGGTCGGCTCCCCGGAGCTGTGGGACAAGATCGCCCGCTACATCCTAGGACAGGAGCGGGAGGACGGGAGCTGGGCCAACTGGTACGGCGGGCCGGGGGACCTCTCTACCACGGTGGAGGCCTACCTCGCCCTGAAGCTGGCCGGGGTCGATCCCGCCTCCGAGGAGATGGAATGGGCCCGGGGGTGGATCCTCTCCCAGGGAGGGGTGGAGAAGGCCCGGGTGTTCACCAAGATCTGGCTAGCGCTCCTCGGGGAGTGGCCCTGGGAGGCCACCCCCATGCTTCCCCCGGAGCTCGTCCTCCTCCCCTCCTGGTTCCCGGTGAACCTGTACTCGTTTGCCTCCTGGGCCCGGGGGACGATCCTCCCCCTGGCCATCCTGCGGGTCAAGCGGCCGGTTTACCCCATCCCCGAGCATGCCCGGATCGACGAGCTCTTCCTAAGGGGCAGGGGAAATGCCGACCACTCTCTTCCCCGCAAGAAGAGCGCCTGGGGGCGGTTCTTCTCCGCGGCGGATAAGCTCCTCCGGGCCTACGAGCGGGCGCACATCCGGCCCCTGCGACGCCTCGCCCTGAAGCGGGCCGAGGAGTGGATTGTGGAGAGGCAGGAGGCGGACGGCTGCTGGGGCGGGATCCAGCCGCCGTGGGTGTACTCCCTCATCGCCCTCCATGCCCTGGGCCATCCCTGGGAATCCCCGGTGATGCGAAAGGGCGTCGCTGGATTTGACCGGTACGCCATCGAGGAGGAGGGGACATGGCGCCTCCAGTCCTGCATCTCCCCGGTGTGGGATACCGGCCTGGCGATGATCGCCCTCCACGACGCCGGACTCCCGGAGGACCACCCGGCCCTGGTCAAGGCCGGGGAATGGCTCCTCGGGGAGCAGATCTTCGTGGGGGGCGACTGGCAGGTGAAGTGCACGGCCCGTCCCGGCGGGTGGGCGTTCGAGTTCGATAACGACATCTACCCCGACACCGATGACACCTCCGTGGTGTTGATGGCCCTCCAGGGGACCGAGCTCTCGGAGGAGGCCAAGGAGTTCGCCCTCTCCCGAGGGCGGGACTGGCTCCTTGGGATGCAGTCTAGGAACGGGGGCTGGGGAGCGTTTGACCGGAACAACACCCAGGTCTTCCTCCGGGAGATCCCGTTCGCCGACTTCGGTGAGCTCGTGGATCCCCCGTCGGTCGACGTCACCGCCCACATCGTGGAGTTCCTGGGGAGGATGGGGTACCGGCCGGGGTTCCGGCCCCTCGACCGGGCCCTCCGGTACATGTTCCGGGAGGAAGAGCCGGACGGCCCCTGGTACGGCCGCTGGGGGGTCAACTTCATCTACGGGACAGGGTACGTCCTCCCGGCCCTGCAGGCTTGCGGGTTTCCCCTGGACGATCCGCGGGTGAGGAGGGCGGTGGGCTGGCTCCTCGCCCGCCAGAACGAGGACGGCGGCTGGGGGGAGGACGTCCTCTCTTACCATGAGCCGGAGCTCAGGGGACGCGGGCCGTCCTGCGCCTCCCAAACCGCGTGGGCCCTCCTCGCCCTCCTCGCCGCCGGGGAGGAAGAAGGCGAGGCCGTCCGACGGGGGATCGCTTACCTCGTCCGCACCCAGCGCGAGGACGGCACCTGGGACGAGCCCTACTTCACGGGGACTGGCTTCCCCACTGACTTCATGATCCGCTACCACCTCTACCGGCACGTGTTCCCATTGATGGCCCTCGGCCGGGCCCGGGAGGGACAATGA
- a CDS encoding putative glycoside hydrolase: MTNHFKAAFLALIIGLVALHWWGQAPAPAVLSSPAPPTASLHGRRGVYLTAYAASQVGFLDEVLDKLAQYGLNTVVVDVKNNHGEVCYPSQVALARQCGAVKPLLDLPALVRTVHARGMYAIARQVVFYDPFLARHLGLTTAPWVLPTVAAATAYNLDLAAEVVKAGFDEIQFDYIRFPDDGPIGPDYSPRCQAVEAFLAQARSRLDLPLSVDVYGRVTFPWNAHRSDPIGQHLEGMARWVDSVSPMLYPSHYVERAFKDDPYGTVLQALVDSTARTTTPIRPYLQAFEMAIPGGMSMADYISAQIRAAEEGGADGYLFWNPRADYTALWQALAGRQG; the protein is encoded by the coding sequence ATGACGAACCACTTCAAAGCCGCGTTCCTCGCCCTGATCATCGGGTTGGTAGCGCTCCACTGGTGGGGACAGGCCCCAGCACCGGCTGTGCTCAGCTCCCCCGCTCCTCCGACAGCCTCGCTCCACGGCCGCCGGGGCGTGTACCTCACCGCCTATGCCGCGAGCCAGGTCGGGTTCTTGGACGAGGTCCTCGACAAGCTGGCCCAGTACGGGCTCAACACAGTCGTCGTGGACGTGAAGAACAACCACGGTGAGGTGTGCTATCCGTCCCAGGTGGCCCTCGCCCGCCAGTGTGGGGCAGTGAAGCCGCTCCTCGACCTCCCGGCCCTCGTTCGGACGGTCCACGCCCGGGGGATGTACGCGATCGCCCGCCAGGTGGTGTTCTACGACCCGTTCCTCGCACGCCACCTCGGCCTCACCACCGCACCGTGGGTCCTGCCCACCGTCGCAGCGGCGACCGCCTATAACCTGGACCTCGCCGCCGAAGTCGTGAAAGCGGGGTTCGATGAGATCCAATTTGACTACATCCGATTCCCGGACGATGGGCCGATCGGCCCCGACTACTCCCCCCGCTGTCAGGCGGTGGAGGCGTTCCTCGCCCAGGCCCGCTCCCGTCTGGATCTGCCGCTATCGGTGGACGTGTACGGGCGAGTGACGTTCCCCTGGAACGCCCATCGCAGCGATCCGATCGGGCAACACCTCGAGGGGATGGCGCGTTGGGTGGACAGTGTCTCCCCCATGCTCTACCCGTCCCACTACGTGGAGCGCGCGTTCAAGGACGATCCGTATGGGACGGTCCTCCAAGCGCTCGTCGACAGCACAGCGCGCACCACGACCCCCATCCGCCCCTACCTCCAGGCGTTCGAGATGGCGATCCCGGGCGGGATGAGCATGGCGGACTACATCTCCGCCCAGATCCGCGCCGCGGAGGAGGGAGGGGCAGACGGCTACCTCTTCTGGAACCCGCGGGCGGACTACACGGCACTATGGCAGGCCTTGGCGGGCCGGCAAGGGTAG